In one Pseudoclavibacter sp. Marseille-Q3772 genomic region, the following are encoded:
- the rpsJ gene encoding 30S ribosomal protein S10 codes for MAGQKIRIRLKSYDHEVIDNSARKIVDTVTRAGASVIGPVPLPTEKNVVTVIRSPHKYKDSREQFEKRTHKRLIDIVDPTPKAVDSLMRLDLPADVNIEIKL; via the coding sequence ATGGCGGGACAGAAGATCCGCATCCGACTGAAGTCGTACGACCACGAGGTCATCGACAACTCCGCGCGCAAGATTGTTGACACGGTCACGCGCGCCGGTGCCTCCGTCATCGGGCCCGTCCCGCTGCCGACGGAGAAGAACGTGGTTACGGTTATCCGTTCGCCGCACAAGTACAAGGACAGCCGCGAGCAGTTCGAGAAGCGCACCCACAAGCGCCTGATCGACATTGTCGACCCGACGCCGAAGGCAGTCGACTCGCTCATGCGACTCGACCTTCCGGCCGATGTGAACATCGAGATCAAGCTCTAG
- the rpsS gene encoding 30S ribosomal protein S19: MPRSLKKGPFVDEHLLQKVLKQNEAGTKNVIKTWSRRSMIVPDMLGHTIAVHDGRKHIPVFVTETMVGHKLGEFAPTRTFRGHVKDDKKGRRR, translated from the coding sequence ATGCCTCGCAGTCTGAAGAAGGGCCCCTTCGTCGACGAGCACCTGCTGCAAAAGGTGCTTAAGCAGAACGAAGCCGGGACCAAGAACGTTATCAAGACCTGGTCGCGTCGCTCGATGATCGTGCCCGACATGCTCGGCCACACCATCGCAGTACACGACGGTCGCAAGCACATCCCCGTTTTCGTAACGGAAACGATGGTGGGCCACAAGCTCGGCGAATTTGCGCCGACCCGTACCTTCCGCGGTCACGTGAAGGACGACAAGAAGGGTCGCCGCCGCTAA
- the rplD gene encoding 50S ribosomal protein L4, with translation MAANTIDVLDAAGKKAGTVELPAELFDVDMNVPLVHQVVVAQQAAARQGTHKTKNRGERSGAGRKPFKQKGTGNARQGSIRMPQHRGGGIVHGPTPRDYSQRTPKKMVAAALVQSLSDRARSGRIHVFTELVSGDVPSTKAAVTAFRTAAEGRNVLVVVDREDTITRKSVRNVERAHVLDADQLNAYDVLLADDVVFIKTAFDGFVAAKTGKEQ, from the coding sequence ATGGCTGCCAACACGATTGACGTACTCGACGCCGCCGGTAAGAAGGCCGGAACCGTTGAGCTCCCCGCTGAGCTCTTCGACGTCGACATGAATGTACCCCTGGTGCACCAGGTTGTAGTCGCTCAGCAGGCTGCAGCTCGCCAGGGTACGCACAAGACCAAGAACCGCGGTGAGCGCTCGGGTGCTGGCCGTAAGCCGTTCAAGCAGAAGGGCACGGGTAACGCCCGTCAGGGTTCGATCCGCATGCCGCAGCACCGCGGCGGTGGTATTGTTCACGGTCCGACTCCGCGCGACTACTCGCAGCGCACCCCTAAGAAGATGGTTGCTGCCGCACTCGTGCAGTCGCTCTCGGACCGCGCCCGCAGCGGCCGCATCCACGTATTCACCGAACTGGTGAGCGGCGATGTGCCTTCGACCAAGGCTGCAGTTACGGCATTCCGCACCGCAGCTGAGGGTCGCAACGTGCTCGTGGTTGTTGACCGCGAGGACACCATCACCCGCAAGTCGGTGCGCAACGTCGAGCGTGCTCACGTGCTCGACGCTGACCAGCTCAACGCATACGACGTACTCCTCGCTGATGACGTGGTCTTCATCAAGACCGCGTTTGACGGGTTCGTCGCTGCTAAGACCGGTAAGGAGCAGTAG
- the rpmC gene encoding 50S ribosomal protein L29 — MAIGSKELAINELDTMENGRLADELKKAKEELFNLRFQAATGQGEERGRIRAVKRDIARIYTVIRERELGIRATPEPAAKPAKKTRGKKAEAAAQNEESN; from the coding sequence ATGGCGATTGGATCCAAGGAGCTCGCCATTAACGAGCTCGACACCATGGAGAACGGCCGTCTCGCAGACGAGCTGAAGAAGGCAAAGGAAGAGCTGTTCAACCTGCGCTTCCAGGCCGCTACCGGTCAGGGTGAAGAACGAGGCCGCATCCGCGCGGTCAAGCGTGACATCGCACGTATCTACACCGTGATCCGTGAGCGCGAGCTCGGCATTCGAGCCACTCCCGAACCGGCCGCAAAGCCGGCGAAGAAGACTCGCGGCAAGAAGGCTGAAGCCGCCGCGCAGAATGAGGAGAGCAACTAA
- the rpsG gene encoding 30S ribosomal protein S7 encodes MPRKGPAPKRPVVVDPVYGSPVVSQLINKILIDGKKSQAERIVYGALENVAAKTGQDAVATLKKALDNVRPTLEVRSRRVGGSTYQVPVEVKPLRANTLALRWLTGYAKLRRENSMTERLTNEILDASNGLGAAVKRREDTHKMAESNKAFAHYRW; translated from the coding sequence ATGCCTCGTAAGGGTCCCGCACCTAAGCGCCCTGTAGTTGTTGACCCGGTCTACGGTTCGCCCGTAGTTAGCCAGCTCATCAACAAGATTCTCATCGACGGTAAGAAGTCGCAGGCAGAGCGCATCGTCTACGGCGCGCTCGAGAACGTCGCGGCCAAGACCGGTCAGGATGCAGTTGCCACGCTCAAGAAGGCACTCGACAATGTGCGCCCCACCCTCGAGGTGCGTTCGCGTCGCGTTGGTGGCTCGACCTACCAGGTTCCCGTTGAGGTAAAGCCGCTGCGTGCTAACACGCTCGCTCTTCGCTGGCTCACCGGTTACGCGAAGCTGCGTCGCGAGAACTCGATGACCGAGCGTCTCACCAACGAGATCCTCGATGCATCCAACGGACTCGGCGCCGCTGTGAAGCGCCGCGAAGACACGCACAAGATGGCCGAGTCGAACAAGGCCTTCGCTCACTACCGCTGGTAG
- the rplN gene encoding 50S ribosomal protein L14 encodes MIQQESRLRVADNSGAKELLTIRVLGGSGRRYAGLGDVVVASVKDAIPGGNVKKGDVVKAVIVRTKKPTRRVDGSYISFDENAAVVLKNDGEPRGTRIFGPIGRELRDKKFMKIISLAPEVL; translated from the coding sequence ATGATTCAGCAGGAATCCCGACTCCGCGTCGCAGACAACAGCGGCGCCAAGGAGTTGCTCACCATCCGCGTGCTCGGTGGATCGGGTCGTCGCTACGCCGGCCTGGGTGACGTGGTGGTTGCATCGGTTAAGGATGCAATCCCCGGCGGTAACGTGAAGAAGGGTGACGTCGTAAAGGCGGTCATCGTTCGCACGAAGAAGCCCACCCGCCGCGTGGACGGTTCGTACATCTCGTTCGATGAGAACGCAGCTGTTGTGCTCAAGAACGACGGCGAACCGCGCGGAACGCGTATCTTCGGCCCGATTGGCCGCGAGCTGCGCGACAAGAAGTTCATGAAGATTATTTCGCTCGCTCCGGAGGTGCTCTAG
- the rpsC gene encoding 30S ribosomal protein S3, producing the protein MGQKINPYGFRLGVTTDHRSRWYADSTKPGQRYADYVNEDIRIRKHLTEQLDRAGIAYIAIERTRDRVRVDIHTARPGIVIGRRGAEAERIRGELEKLTGKQIQLNILEVKNPDQEAQLVAQGIAEQLAGRVAFRRAMRKGLQSAQRAGAKGIRIQVSGRLGGAEMSRSEFYREGRVPLHTLRANIDYGFYEAKTTYGRIGVKVWIYKGDLTNKELAREQANQKSSRDSRGDRPRRNRRQNNNNEQQVAAAGAEA; encoded by the coding sequence ATGGGCCAGAAGATCAATCCGTACGGCTTCCGCCTCGGTGTCACCACTGACCACCGTTCGCGCTGGTACGCCGACTCGACCAAGCCCGGTCAGCGTTACGCGGACTACGTGAATGAAGACATTCGCATCCGCAAGCACCTCACCGAGCAGCTCGACCGAGCCGGTATCGCCTACATCGCGATTGAACGTACCCGCGACCGTGTTCGCGTCGACATTCACACTGCCCGCCCGGGTATCGTGATCGGTCGCCGCGGTGCCGAAGCCGAACGCATCCGTGGTGAGCTCGAGAAGCTCACCGGCAAGCAGATTCAGCTGAACATCCTCGAGGTGAAGAACCCCGACCAGGAAGCGCAGCTCGTTGCACAGGGTATTGCTGAGCAGCTCGCAGGCCGTGTGGCGTTCCGCCGCGCAATGCGTAAGGGCCTGCAGTCCGCGCAGCGTGCCGGCGCCAAGGGTATTCGTATCCAGGTATCGGGACGCCTCGGCGGTGCTGAAATGAGCCGCTCGGAGTTCTACCGTGAGGGCCGCGTACCCCTGCACACCCTCCGCGCAAACATCGACTACGGCTTCTACGAGGCTAAGACCACCTACGGTCGCATCGGTGTCAAGGTGTGGATCTACAAGGGTGACCTGACCAACAAGGAGCTTGCTCGCGAGCAGGCCAACCAGAAGTCGTCGCGCGATTCGCGCGGTGACCGTCCGCGTCGCAACCGCCGCCAGAACAACAACAACGAGCAGCAGGTTGCCGCAGCGGGAGCGGAGGCGTAA
- the rplC gene encoding 50S ribosomal protein L3, with the protein MATATKTFKGLLGTKLGMTQQWDADNRLVPLTVIQVSPNVVTQILTQEKNGYDAIQIAAGAIAPRKVNKPAAGHFKAAGVTPRRHLTEVRTADASEYEVGQELNVDLFEAGQLVDVVGTSKGKGFAGTMKRHNFKGVSASHGQHKNHRKPGSIGASATPGRVFKGTRMAGRMGTDRVTVQNLTLHGIDVERGLLLVKGAVPGPKGRLVFVRNAVKGA; encoded by the coding sequence ATGGCAACCGCTACCAAGACGTTTAAGGGGCTGCTCGGCACCAAGCTGGGAATGACCCAGCAGTGGGACGCCGACAACCGTCTCGTGCCGCTCACCGTGATTCAGGTGAGCCCGAACGTCGTAACCCAGATCCTGACCCAGGAGAAGAACGGGTACGACGCAATCCAGATCGCCGCCGGTGCTATCGCACCGCGCAAGGTAAACAAGCCTGCCGCTGGCCACTTCAAGGCTGCTGGTGTTACTCCTCGCCGTCACCTCACCGAGGTCCGTACCGCGGATGCATCGGAATACGAGGTTGGCCAGGAGCTCAACGTTGACCTGTTCGAAGCCGGTCAGCTCGTTGATGTTGTTGGAACTTCGAAGGGTAAGGGCTTTGCCGGAACCATGAAGCGCCACAACTTCAAGGGTGTCAGCGCATCGCACGGTCAGCACAAGAACCACCGCAAGCCCGGTTCGATCGGTGCCTCGGCAACTCCCGGACGCGTGTTCAAGGGAACCCGCATGGCCGGCCGTATGGGTACCGACCGCGTAACCGTACAGAACCTGACGCTCCACGGTATTGACGTGGAACGTGGACTGCTGCTCGTTAAGGGTGCAGTTCCCGGTCCTAAGGGACGCCTCGTATTCGTCCGTAACGCAGTGAAGGGGGCCTAG
- the rplV gene encoding 50S ribosomal protein L22: protein MVESIARARHIRVTPQKARRVVNLIRGKQALEALAILKFAPQGASDPVYKVVASAIANARVKADNANEYLDERDLYVSTAFVDEGVTLKRFRPRAQGRAGRINKRTSHITVIVSTPETDEEKAEK from the coding sequence ATGGTGGAGTCGATCGCCCGCGCGCGACACATCCGCGTTACCCCTCAGAAGGCTCGCCGCGTCGTCAACCTGATCCGCGGTAAGCAGGCGCTGGAAGCGCTCGCCATTCTGAAGTTTGCACCACAGGGTGCTTCCGACCCGGTCTACAAGGTGGTTGCCTCGGCAATCGCTAACGCCCGGGTGAAGGCTGACAACGCGAACGAGTACCTCGACGAGCGTGATCTCTACGTGAGCACTGCGTTCGTAGACGAGGGCGTAACCCTCAAGCGCTTCCGTCCGCGCGCCCAGGGTCGCGCAGGTCGTATTAACAAGCGCACCAGCCACATCACTGTCATTGTCTCGACCCCAGAGACCGACGAAGAGAAGGCGGAGAAGTAA
- the rplP gene encoding 50S ribosomal protein L16: MLIPRRVKYRKQHRPGRKGQATGGTRVSFGEYGIQALSPAYVTNRQIEAARIAMTRHIKRGGKVWINIYPDRPLTKKPAEVRMGSGKGSPEFWVANVKPGRVLFEVGGVDEQLAREALTRAIHKLPLKARIIAREEGE, translated from the coding sequence ATGCTTATTCCACGTCGAGTCAAGTACCGCAAGCAGCACCGTCCGGGTCGTAAGGGCCAGGCAACTGGTGGCACCCGGGTGTCGTTCGGTGAGTACGGAATCCAGGCTCTGAGCCCGGCTTACGTCACGAACCGCCAGATTGAGGCTGCGCGTATTGCCATGACCCGCCACATCAAGCGTGGCGGTAAGGTCTGGATCAACATCTATCCGGACCGTCCCCTGACCAAGAAGCCTGCCGAAGTCCGTATGGGTTCCGGTAAGGGTTCGCCCGAATTCTGGGTAGCCAATGTCAAGCCCGGCCGCGTGCTTTTCGAGGTCGGTGGCGTTGATGAGCAGCTCGCACGCGAGGCGCTCACCCGCGCTATCCACAAGCTACCGCTGAAGGCACGCATCATTGCCCGTGAGGAAGGCGAGTAA
- the tuf gene encoding elongation factor Tu, whose amino-acid sequence MAKAKFERTKPHVNIGTIGHVDHGKTTLSAAISKVLADKYPSDTNVQRDFATIDSAPEERQRGITINVSHIEYETPKRHYAHVDAPGHADYVKNMITGAAQMDGAILVVAATDGPMAQTREHVLLAKQVGVPYLLAALNKSDAVDDEEILELVELEVRELLASQGFDEEAPVVRVSALKALEGDQKWVDSVLELMEAVDESIPEPERDRDKPFLMPIEDVFTITGRGTVVTGRAERGTLAINSEVEIVGIRPTQKTTVTGIEMFHKQLDEAWAGENCGLLLRGLKREDVERGQVVVEPGTVTPHTNFEGTAYILSKDEGGRHNPFYSNYRPQFYFRTTDVTGVITLPEGKEMVMPGDTVDMAVELIQPIAMEEGLGFAIREGGRTVGAGTVTKITK is encoded by the coding sequence GTGGCCAAGGCCAAGTTCGAGCGGACTAAACCGCACGTAAACATCGGAACGATCGGTCACGTCGACCACGGTAAGACGACGCTGTCCGCTGCAATCTCGAAGGTGCTTGCTGACAAGTACCCGTCGGACACCAACGTGCAGCGTGACTTCGCAACCATCGACTCGGCACCGGAAGAGCGCCAGCGTGGTATTACCATCAACGTTTCGCACATCGAGTACGAGACCCCGAAGCGTCACTACGCACACGTTGACGCTCCTGGTCACGCTGACTACGTCAAGAACATGATCACCGGTGCTGCACAGATGGACGGCGCAATCCTCGTTGTTGCCGCCACTGACGGCCCGATGGCTCAGACCCGTGAGCACGTTCTGCTCGCAAAGCAGGTTGGTGTTCCTTACCTGCTCGCAGCGCTGAACAAGTCGGACGCTGTTGACGACGAAGAGATCCTGGAGCTCGTTGAGCTCGAGGTCCGCGAGCTGCTCGCTTCGCAGGGCTTCGACGAAGAAGCACCGGTTGTTCGCGTATCGGCGCTGAAGGCTCTCGAGGGCGACCAGAAGTGGGTCGACTCGGTTCTCGAGCTCATGGAAGCCGTTGACGAGAGCATCCCTGAGCCTGAGCGTGACCGTGACAAGCCGTTCCTCATGCCGATCGAGGACGTCTTCACCATCACCGGTCGCGGTACCGTTGTGACCGGTCGTGCCGAGCGCGGTACCCTCGCCATCAACTCGGAAGTTGAGATCGTAGGTATCCGTCCGACCCAGAAGACCACCGTTACCGGTATCGAGATGTTCCACAAGCAGCTCGACGAAGCATGGGCCGGTGAGAACTGTGGTCTGCTGCTCCGTGGTCTCAAGCGTGAAGACGTAGAGCGTGGTCAGGTTGTTGTTGAGCCGGGCACCGTTACCCCGCACACCAACTTCGAAGGCACCGCCTACATCCTTTCGAAGGATGAGGGTGGCCGTCACAACCCGTTCTACTCGAACTACCGTCCGCAGTTCTACTTCCGTACCACCGACGTAACCGGTGTTATCACCCTGCCTGAGGGCAAGGAAATGGTTATGCCTGGTGACACCGTTGACATGGCGGTTGAGCTGATCCAGCCGATCGCTATGGAAGAGGGCCTCGGCTTCGCGATCCGTGAGGGTGGCCGCACCGTAGGTGCCGGTACCGTTACCAAGATCACCAAGTAG
- the rplB gene encoding 50S ribosomal protein L2: MAIRKFKPTTPGRRAGSTSDFAEITRSTPEKSLLRPLPKTGGRNNQGRITTRHIGGGHKRQYRVIDFTRNDKDGINARVAHIEYDPNRTARIALLHFVDGTKRYILAPNKLKQGDIVESGAGADIKPGNNLPLRNIPTGTVVHAVELRPGGGAKLGRSAGASIRLVAKDGPYAQLRLPSGEVRNVDARCRATVGEVGNAEQINIDLGKAGRKRWKGVRPTVRGVVMNPVDHPHGGGEGRTSGGRHPVSPWGQPEGRTRKPGKESDKLIVRRRPTGKKRK, from the coding sequence ATGGCTATTCGTAAATTCAAGCCCACGACCCCGGGTCGTCGCGCTGGATCGACCTCGGACTTCGCCGAGATCACCCGCTCGACTCCGGAGAAGTCGCTGCTGCGTCCGCTACCGAAGACCGGTGGTCGCAACAACCAGGGCCGTATCACGACCCGTCACATTGGTGGTGGCCACAAGCGTCAGTACCGTGTGATCGACTTCACGCGTAACGACAAGGACGGCATCAACGCTCGCGTCGCACACATTGAGTACGACCCGAACCGTACCGCCCGCATCGCACTGTTGCACTTTGTTGACGGCACCAAGCGCTACATCCTTGCCCCCAACAAGCTCAAGCAGGGCGACATCGTAGAGTCCGGTGCAGGCGCCGACATCAAGCCCGGTAACAACCTGCCGCTGCGCAACATTCCGACGGGTACCGTTGTGCACGCAGTTGAGCTCCGCCCCGGTGGCGGTGCCAAGCTGGGTCGCTCGGCCGGTGCCTCGATCCGCCTGGTTGCTAAGGACGGCCCGTACGCGCAGCTGCGTCTGCCTTCGGGCGAAGTTCGCAACGTGGATGCACGTTGCCGCGCAACCGTCGGTGAGGTTGGTAACGCCGAACAGATCAACATCGACCTCGGTAAGGCCGGCCGCAAGCGCTGGAAGGGTGTACGCCCGACCGTTCGTGGTGTTGTTATGAACCCGGTTGACCACCCGCACGGTGGTGGTGAAGGTCGCACCTCTGGTGGACGTCATCCGGTTAGCCCGTGGGGTCAGCCTGAGGGTCGTACCCGCAAGCCCGGTAAGGAATCGGACAAGCTGATTGTCCGCCGCCGTCCGACTGGTAAGAAGCGCAAGTAG
- the rpsQ gene encoding 30S ribosomal protein S17 produces MAETTPKAAEAAVEDAQRNYRKSRRGYVTSDKMDKTITVLVEDRVKHPLYGKVMRRSHKVKAHDEQNTAKVGDLVLIAETRPLSATKRWRLVEILEKAK; encoded by the coding sequence ATGGCTGAGACCACCCCGAAGGCGGCTGAGGCTGCGGTAGAGGACGCACAGCGTAACTACCGCAAGTCCCGCCGCGGCTACGTCACGAGCGACAAGATGGACAAGACCATCACCGTCCTCGTCGAGGACCGTGTAAAGCACCCGCTGTATGGCAAGGTGATGCGCCGGTCGCACAAGGTGAAGGCTCACGACGAGCAGAACACCGCCAAGGTTGGTGACCTTGTGCTCATTGCCGAGACCCGTCCCCTCAGCGCTACGAAGCGCTGGCGTCTGGTCGAGATCCTCGAGAAGGCCAAGTAG
- the rpsL gene encoding 30S ribosomal protein S12, which produces MPTIQQLVRKGRKPKVNASKSPALKSNPQQRGVCTRVYTTTPKKPNSALRKVARVKLSNGTEVTAYIPGEGHNLQEHSMVLVRGGRVKDLPGVRYRIVRGALDTQAVKDRKQARSLYGAKKEK; this is translated from the coding sequence GTGCCAACCATTCAGCAGTTGGTCCGTAAGGGCCGCAAGCCCAAGGTAAACGCGTCGAAGTCCCCCGCACTTAAGTCGAACCCGCAGCAGCGTGGCGTGTGCACCCGTGTGTACACCACCACCCCGAAGAAGCCGAACTCGGCGCTGCGCAAGGTCGCCCGTGTGAAGCTTTCGAACGGTACCGAGGTCACCGCATACATCCCGGGTGAAGGTCACAACCTCCAGGAGCACTCGATGGTGCTCGTTCGTGGTGGTCGTGTGAAGGACCTCCCCGGTGTTCGCTACCGCATTGTTCGCGGTGCGCTCGACACCCAGGCTGTTAAGGACCGTAAGCAGGCACGCAGCCTGTACGGCGCGAAGAAGGAGAAGTAA
- the rplW gene encoding 50S ribosomal protein L23, with protein sequence MSDIFKDPRDIVIRPVISEKSYGLIDQGKYTFEVDPRANKTEIKIAIERIFDVKVDRINTLNRQGKTRRTRFGMGKRKDTKRAIVTLKSGTIDIFSNAG encoded by the coding sequence ATGAGCGACATTTTCAAGGACCCGCGTGACATTGTCATCCGTCCGGTCATCTCGGAAAAGAGCTACGGACTGATCGACCAGGGTAAGTACACCTTCGAGGTGGACCCCCGTGCGAACAAGACCGAAATCAAGATCGCTATCGAGCGCATCTTCGATGTCAAGGTCGACCGCATCAACACCCTTAACCGTCAGGGCAAGACCCGCCGGACTCGCTTCGGCATGGGCAAGCGCAAGGACACCAAGCGCGCCATCGTGACCCTGAAGTCCGGCACCATCGACATCTTCTCGAACGCCGGCTAA
- the fusA gene encoding elongation factor G has protein sequence MAQEVQTNLKKVRNIGIMAHIDAGKTTTTERILFYTGVNHKIGESHDGAATMDWMAQEQERGITITSAATTCFWNDTQINIIDTPGHVDFTVEVERSLRVLDGAVAVFDGKEGVEPQSETVWRQADKYNVPRICYVNKMDKLGADFYYSIDTIKSRLGVTPLVLQLPIGVENDFVGVVDLVRMQALTWRGDAKGVVAPGTPAEIEEIPADLKDRAEEFRAELLESVAESDEALLEKYLGGEELTVDEIQAAIRKLTIAGDAFPVICGTSFKNRGVQPMLDAIVAYLPSPVEVPPMTGHEMGNEEAEIERKPSKDEPFAALAFKVVAHPFYGRLTYIRVYSGHVESGVQVLNSTKGKKERIGKLFQMHANKENPVESITAGHIYAAIGLKDTTTGDTLCAADAPVVLESMSFPEPVISVAIEPNSKADQEKLGTAIQKLAEEDPTFRVELNHETGQTTISGMGELHLDILVDRMKREFKVEANIGKPQVAYRETIRRTVERYDYTHKKQTGGSGQFAKVQIMLEPMEVEGDKVYEFVNAVTGGRVPKEYIPSVDAGIQDAMRVGVVAGYPMVGVKATLVDGAYHDVDSSEMAFKIAGSMAFKEAAPKASPALLEPLMKVEVRTPEEYMGDVIGDLNSRRGQIQSMEDASGVKVVKALVPLSEMFGYIGDLRSKTSGRAVYSMEFDSYAEVPKAVADEIVQKSTGE, from the coding sequence GTGGCACAGGAAGTGCAGACGAACCTCAAGAAGGTCCGCAACATCGGCATCATGGCTCACATTGACGCCGGAAAGACCACCACCACCGAGCGCATCCTCTTTTACACCGGTGTTAACCACAAGATCGGTGAGAGCCACGACGGCGCTGCGACCATGGACTGGATGGCGCAGGAGCAGGAGCGTGGTATCACCATTACCTCGGCTGCTACCACCTGCTTCTGGAACGACACTCAGATCAACATCATCGACACCCCCGGTCACGTTGACTTCACCGTTGAGGTAGAGCGCTCGCTGCGTGTTCTTGACGGCGCCGTTGCCGTGTTCGACGGTAAGGAAGGTGTCGAGCCGCAGTCCGAGACTGTTTGGCGTCAGGCTGACAAGTACAACGTGCCGCGCATCTGCTACGTCAACAAGATGGACAAGCTCGGCGCTGACTTCTACTACTCGATCGACACCATCAAGTCGCGCCTGGGCGTAACCCCGCTCGTGCTGCAGCTTCCGATCGGCGTTGAGAACGACTTCGTCGGTGTTGTTGACCTCGTACGTATGCAGGCGCTGACCTGGCGCGGCGACGCCAAGGGTGTCGTTGCTCCTGGCACTCCGGCTGAGATCGAGGAGATCCCCGCCGACCTCAAGGACCGCGCTGAAGAGTTCCGCGCTGAACTGCTCGAATCGGTTGCCGAAAGCGACGAAGCATTGCTCGAGAAGTACCTCGGCGGTGAGGAGCTCACGGTAGACGAGATCCAGGCTGCAATCCGTAAGCTCACCATTGCCGGTGACGCCTTCCCGGTGATCTGTGGTACCTCGTTCAAGAACCGTGGTGTTCAGCCGATGCTCGACGCCATCGTTGCGTACCTGCCATCGCCGGTAGAAGTACCGCCGATGACCGGACACGAAATGGGCAACGAAGAGGCCGAGATCGAGCGTAAGCCCTCGAAGGACGAGCCGTTCGCGGCACTCGCCTTCAAGGTTGTGGCCCACCCCTTCTACGGTCGTCTCACCTACATCCGCGTGTACTCGGGTCACGTTGAGTCGGGTGTCCAGGTCCTCAACTCGACCAAGGGTAAGAAGGAGCGCATCGGAAAGCTCTTCCAGATGCACGCCAACAAGGAAAACCCGGTCGAGTCGATCACCGCTGGTCACATCTACGCTGCTATCGGTCTGAAGGACACCACCACCGGTGACACCCTCTGTGCAGCCGACGCTCCGGTTGTACTCGAGTCGATGAGCTTCCCGGAGCCGGTCATCTCGGTTGCTATCGAGCCGAACTCGAAGGCTGACCAGGAGAAGCTTGGTACTGCAATTCAGAAGCTTGCGGAAGAGGACCCAACCTTCCGCGTTGAGCTCAACCACGAAACCGGTCAGACCACGATCTCCGGTATGGGTGAGCTCCACCTCGACATCCTTGTTGACCGCATGAAGCGCGAGTTCAAGGTTGAGGCGAACATCGGTAAGCCGCAGGTTGCTTACCGCGAAACCATCCGCCGCACCGTTGAGCGTTACGACTACACGCACAAGAAGCAGACCGGTGGTTCGGGTCAGTTCGCTAAGGTTCAGATCATGCTCGAACCGATGGAGGTCGAGGGCGACAAGGTCTACGAGTTCGTGAACGCCGTTACCGGTGGTCGTGTACCGAAGGAATACATCCCTTCGGTAGACGCCGGTATCCAGGACGCGATGCGCGTTGGTGTAGTCGCGGGATACCCCATGGTGGGTGTCAAAGCGACGCTCGTCGATGGTGCATACCACGACGTTGACTCGTCAGAAATGGCCTTCAAGATCGCCGGTTCGATGGCGTTCAAGGAGGCTGCTCCGAAGGCAAGCCCTGCACTGCTTGAGCCGCTCATGAAGGTTGAAGTACGTACTCCTGAGGAGTACATGGGTGACGTAATTGGTGACCTCAACTCACGCCGCGGCCAAATCCAGTCGATGGAAGACGCCTCCGGTGTGAAGGTTGTCAAGGCACTGGTACCGCTGTCGGAGATGTTCGGCTACATCGGCGATCTGCGTAGCAAGACCTCTGGTCGTGCTGTGTACTCGATGGAGTTCGACTCGTACGCGGAGGTCCCGAAGGCTGTTGCCGACGAGATCGTCCAGAAGAGCACGGGCGAGTAG